The following coding sequences lie in one Pseudomonas sp. B33.4 genomic window:
- a CDS encoding alpha/beta fold hydrolase, giving the protein MNTMAAAFTESIQRQDIALIARDGYPLSAKRYSAPGAVKGNLIMAGATGVQQRFYRRFAEHAARQGFNVLTLDYRGIGESKPASLKGFEMSYLDWAYQDLAAAVDLLSQEALPLYWVGHSFGGHAIGLLPNHPALTACYTLGSGAGWSGWMSRTEAWKIRLMWTFVLPVIVARKGYMAWSMLGMGDDLPLGVYNDWKRWCKFPHYYFDDPQMSHLHALYAEVTTPCVFATSVDDPWAPPRSRDAFVKAMVNAPLTLLDLQPPLGSKPYGHMGYFRESAQPLWDEVLDWLQSAPAHTT; this is encoded by the coding sequence ATGAACACCATGGCCGCAGCCTTCACCGAATCGATCCAGAGACAGGACATCGCCCTCATTGCCCGCGATGGTTATCCGTTGTCAGCCAAGCGCTACAGCGCGCCGGGCGCGGTCAAAGGCAACCTGATCATGGCCGGCGCCACCGGGGTGCAACAGCGTTTTTATCGGCGCTTTGCCGAGCATGCAGCGCGTCAGGGCTTCAATGTCCTGACCCTCGATTACCGGGGCATCGGTGAATCGAAGCCGGCTTCCCTCAAAGGCTTTGAGATGTCTTATCTGGATTGGGCTTATCAGGATCTGGCGGCGGCAGTGGATCTGCTAAGCCAGGAAGCGTTGCCGTTGTATTGGGTCGGCCATTCGTTTGGTGGTCACGCGATTGGTCTGTTGCCCAATCACCCCGCCCTGACAGCTTGCTACACCCTGGGCAGTGGCGCGGGGTGGAGCGGCTGGATGTCCCGAACCGAGGCCTGGAAAATCCGTCTGATGTGGACGTTTGTGCTGCCGGTGATTGTCGCCCGCAAAGGCTACATGGCCTGGAGCATGCTGGGCATGGGCGATGATTTGCCGCTGGGCGTTTACAACGACTGGAAACGCTGGTGCAAATTCCCCCACTACTACTTCGACGACCCCCAGATGAGCCATCTGCATGCGCTCTACGCCGAGGTCACAACGCCATGCGTTTTCGCCACGTCGGTCGATGATCCGTGGGCGCCACCGCGTTCGCGCGATGCGTTTGTCAAAGCCATGGTGAATGCACCGCTGACATTGCTGGATCTGCAGCCGCCACTGGGCAGCAAACCTTACGGGCACATGGGTTACTTCCGCGAAAGCGCACAGCCGTTGTGGGATGAGGTGCTTGATTGGCTGCAAAGCGCCCCTGCACACACCACATAA
- a CDS encoding crotonase/enoyl-CoA hydratase family protein, producing MNEANSGPGRVTREQRGQLFLIGLDRAGKRNAFDSAMLTDLALAIGEYERNDELRCAVLFAHGEHFTAGLDLMELTPKLVSGAFKYPEEGIDPWGVSKPRRRKPVVVAIEGICWTAGIELMLNADISIAATNARFAHLEVLRGISPAGGSTVRFTRAAGWTAAMRYMLTGEEFDATAALHMRLLTEVVAPGQTLARAIEYAERIAKAAPLAIQATLQSAFLAQDQGDDAALSKLDEQLLALIKTEDVREGVMAMMQKREPQFKGR from the coding sequence ATGAACGAAGCCAACAGTGGCCCCGGCCGAGTCACCCGCGAACAACGCGGTCAGTTGTTTTTGATCGGTCTGGATCGCGCCGGCAAACGCAACGCATTCGACAGTGCAATGCTGACGGACCTGGCATTGGCCATCGGCGAGTATGAGCGCAATGACGAACTGCGCTGCGCCGTGCTGTTCGCCCATGGCGAGCACTTCACTGCGGGTCTGGACTTGATGGAACTGACGCCAAAACTGGTGTCAGGCGCCTTCAAGTATCCTGAAGAAGGCATCGACCCATGGGGCGTTTCCAAACCGCGCAGGCGTAAACCGGTGGTGGTTGCCATTGAAGGCATTTGCTGGACGGCGGGCATCGAATTGATGCTCAACGCCGACATCAGCATTGCCGCCACCAATGCCCGTTTCGCTCATCTGGAAGTGTTGCGCGGGATCTCACCCGCCGGCGGTTCCACCGTGCGCTTCACCCGCGCAGCGGGCTGGACCGCCGCCATGCGCTACATGCTCACGGGGGAAGAGTTCGATGCCACTGCCGCCCTGCACATGCGCCTGCTGACCGAAGTGGTCGCACCCGGCCAGACTCTGGCACGCGCCATCGAGTACGCCGAACGCATTGCCAAGGCTGCGCCTCTGGCGATTCAGGCGACGCTGCAATCGGCGTTTCTGGCGCAGGATCAGGGTGACGATGCGGCACTGTCGAAGCTTGATGAACAACTGCTGGCCCTGATCAAAACCGAGGATGTCCGCGAAGGCGTCATGGCGATGATGCAAAAGCGCGAACCGCAGTTCAAAGGTCGCTGA
- a CDS encoding TetR/AcrR family transcriptional regulator, with amino-acid sequence MRPLKIPREELLLRCANTFKRLGYHGTTMDVLASACGFTKASFYHHYPNKEALLRDVLDWTHQVINQTLFAVAFDEKLTPQERLSKMGRKAARLFQDDSIGCLMGVVAVDAAYGKSELLEPIRGFFDAWAKAFAHLLEGQVDEGQALLTARQWVADYEGAILLARVYGDAAYIDAVTRRALEHLSACQAPT; translated from the coding sequence GTGCGACCGTTGAAAATCCCCCGTGAAGAGCTGCTTCTGCGGTGCGCCAATACCTTCAAGCGCCTTGGCTATCATGGCACCACCATGGACGTGCTTGCGTCCGCTTGCGGCTTTACCAAGGCTTCGTTCTATCACCACTATCCGAACAAGGAGGCCTTGCTGCGTGACGTGCTCGACTGGACGCATCAGGTCATCAACCAGACCTTGTTTGCCGTGGCCTTCGACGAAAAACTCACGCCACAAGAACGCCTGAGCAAAATGGGCCGCAAGGCTGCGCGGCTGTTTCAGGATGACTCGATTGGTTGCCTGATGGGCGTGGTGGCGGTCGATGCGGCGTACGGTAAAAGTGAATTGCTGGAGCCGATTCGCGGTTTTTTCGATGCATGGGCCAAGGCGTTTGCGCATTTGCTGGAAGGTCAGGTCGATGAGGGACAAGCCTTGCTGACCGCTCGACAATGGGTGGCGGATTACGAGGGGGCGATTCTGCTGGCGCGGGTCTATGGTGACGCGGCTTACATTGATGCGGTGACGCGTCGGGCGCTGGAACATTTGAGTGCCTGTCAGGCACCGACATAA
- a CDS encoding transporter substrate-binding domain-containing protein, translating to MSVITPAVMADLAPDGVLHAAINFGNPVLAQRRADGAPQGVSVALAIALAAELGVELEMRTFDAAGKVFAALEEGVWNLAFLAIEPVREAQIAFSEPYVIIEGTYLVEAQASYRNVEDLDQPGLRLAVGKGAAYDLFLSRTLQHAQLERAETSAGAVDLFIEQHLDAAAGVRQPLQKVADADARYRVLDGAFTAIRQAMAVPRGREAGAAYVRAFVERKKAEGFVAAALAESGQGDVTVAP from the coding sequence ATGAGTGTAATCACCCCGGCCGTGATGGCCGATCTCGCGCCCGACGGCGTGCTGCATGCCGCCATCAACTTCGGTAACCCGGTGCTGGCGCAGCGCAGAGCAGATGGTGCGCCGCAAGGTGTTTCGGTGGCTTTGGCGATCGCGCTGGCTGCCGAGCTGGGTGTCGAACTGGAGATGCGCACCTTTGATGCGGCGGGCAAGGTCTTCGCGGCGTTGGAAGAGGGCGTATGGAATCTGGCATTCCTCGCCATCGAGCCGGTGCGTGAGGCGCAGATTGCGTTCAGCGAGCCGTACGTGATCATTGAAGGGACTTATCTGGTCGAGGCGCAGGCCTCGTATCGCAACGTCGAGGATCTCGATCAGCCAGGATTGCGACTGGCCGTTGGCAAAGGCGCAGCCTACGACCTGTTCCTCAGTCGCACGCTGCAGCACGCACAATTGGAGCGTGCCGAAACCTCGGCGGGTGCCGTTGACCTGTTTATCGAGCAACACCTGGATGCCGCCGCCGGTGTCCGTCAGCCATTGCAGAAAGTCGCGGATGCCGACGCGCGTTACCGCGTGCTGGACGGCGCGTTCACGGCGATTCGCCAGGCCATGGCGGTGCCCCGTGGGCGGGAGGCAGGCGCAGCGTATGTGCGGGCGTTCGTCGAGCGCAAGAAGGCTGAAGGGTTTGTCGCTGCAGCGCTGGCCGAGAGTGGGCAGGGCGATGTGACGGTCGCGCCTTGA
- a CDS encoding ABC transporter ATP-binding protein, with amino-acid sequence MSAVIKDASQQNDKPLVSLRNLNKHYGDFAAVDNISLDIKDGEFLTFLGSSGSGKSTTLSMLAGFETPSSGEILVNGQSLVNVPPHKRDIGMVFQRYSLFPHLSVRDNIAFPLAIRKLAAAERDKRVDAMLKLVQLEQFAHRRPSQLSGGQQQRVAIARALVYEPRILLMDEPLGALDKKLREDLQDELRQLHRRLGITIVYVTHDQEEAMRLSQRIAIFSHGKIVGLGSGYDLYQNPPNAFVASFLGNSNFLKLKAQGNAAASFEGQSLSIRLTAGLHTDQDVLLMVRPEKALALSVAQAISEPLPSGWNEVSAKVVEVLFLGESQTCSVVTSGGTSMTVKALSAAGMPLKAGDPVQVRWATADACVYTEWTESDLNKAAGSH; translated from the coding sequence ATGAGTGCCGTGATCAAAGACGCTTCCCAGCAGAACGACAAACCCCTGGTCAGCCTGCGCAACCTGAACAAACACTACGGCGACTTTGCCGCCGTCGACAACATCTCGCTGGACATCAAGGACGGTGAATTCCTGACCTTCCTCGGCTCCAGCGGCTCGGGCAAAAGTACGACGTTGTCGATGCTCGCCGGGTTTGAAACGCCGAGCAGCGGCGAGATCCTCGTCAACGGTCAGTCGCTGGTGAATGTGCCGCCGCACAAGCGCGATATCGGCATGGTGTTCCAGCGCTATTCGCTGTTCCCGCATCTGTCGGTGCGCGACAACATTGCTTTTCCTTTGGCGATTCGCAAACTCGCGGCGGCTGAGCGCGACAAACGCGTCGATGCGATGTTGAAACTGGTGCAGCTTGAGCAATTCGCCCATCGCCGCCCTTCGCAACTTTCTGGCGGCCAGCAACAACGTGTCGCCATCGCCCGCGCCTTGGTCTACGAACCACGCATTTTGCTGATGGACGAACCGCTCGGTGCGCTGGATAAAAAACTGCGCGAGGATTTGCAAGACGAACTGCGCCAACTGCATCGCCGTCTGGGCATCACCATTGTTTACGTGACCCACGACCAGGAAGAAGCCATGCGCTTGTCGCAACGCATCGCCATTTTCAGTCACGGCAAGATTGTCGGTCTGGGTAGCGGTTACGACCTTTATCAGAATCCGCCGAATGCGTTTGTCGCGTCGTTTCTGGGCAACTCGAACTTCCTCAAACTCAAGGCTCAAGGCAATGCGGCGGCTTCGTTTGAAGGACAGTCATTGTCGATTCGCCTGACCGCTGGGTTGCACACCGATCAGGATGTTTTGCTGATGGTGCGGCCGGAAAAGGCACTGGCGTTGAGCGTGGCGCAAGCAATCAGCGAACCGCTGCCGTCGGGTTGGAATGAGGTATCAGCGAAGGTTGTGGAAGTGTTGTTTCTGGGTGAGAGCCAGACGTGCAGCGTAGTCACCTCGGGCGGCACCTCAATGACGGTTAAAGCACTGTCAGCCGCCGGCATGCCGCTCAAGGCTGGCGATCCGGTGCAAGTGCGCTGGGCCACCGCTGATGCTTGCGTCTACACCGAATGGACCGAAAGCGACCTCAACAAAGCCGCCGGCTCCCACTGA
- a CDS encoding ABC transporter permease: MLLTPNAMSRRMRFGLYATTGLIGLFLLLPIVFIVLLSFGSSQWLVFPPPGWTLKWYGQFFSNPDWMNAAAASLKVAVLTTICAVALGLPTAFALVRGRFPGREMLYGLFTLPMIVPLVIIAVAVYALFLKLGYTGTMFAFVVSHVIVALPFTIISIINSLKLFDQSIEDAAVICGASRLQAVFKVTFPAIRPGMVAGALFAFLVSWDEVVLSVMMASPTLQTLPVKMWTTLRQDLTPVIAVASTLLIGLSVLVMVIAAALRRRNEISA; this comes from the coding sequence ATGCTCCTGACCCCCAATGCGATGAGCCGACGCATGCGCTTCGGTCTCTACGCCACCACAGGGCTGATCGGTCTGTTCCTGCTGTTGCCGATCGTATTCATCGTGCTGCTGTCGTTCGGCTCTTCACAGTGGCTGGTATTCCCACCGCCGGGCTGGACGCTGAAATGGTACGGCCAGTTCTTCTCCAACCCTGACTGGATGAACGCTGCAGCAGCGAGCCTCAAAGTTGCTGTCCTCACGACGATTTGCGCCGTGGCCCTCGGTTTGCCGACTGCATTTGCGCTGGTGCGCGGACGCTTTCCTGGGCGGGAAATGCTCTACGGTCTGTTCACCCTGCCGATGATCGTGCCACTGGTGATCATCGCCGTGGCGGTGTACGCGCTGTTCCTCAAGCTCGGTTACACGGGGACGATGTTCGCCTTCGTCGTCAGCCATGTGATCGTAGCGCTGCCGTTTACCATCATCTCGATCATCAACTCGCTGAAGCTGTTCGATCAGTCGATTGAGGACGCCGCGGTTATCTGCGGTGCCTCACGCCTGCAAGCGGTGTTCAAGGTGACGTTCCCGGCGATCCGCCCGGGCATGGTTGCCGGCGCCCTCTTCGCCTTCCTCGTTTCGTGGGACGAAGTGGTGCTCAGCGTAATGATGGCCAGCCCGACCCTGCAAACCCTTCCCGTGAAAATGTGGACCACCCTGCGCCAGGACCTGACACCGGTGATCGCCGTCGCTTCGACGTTGCTGATCGGCTTGTCTGTTTTGGTCATGGTGATCGCCGCCGCATTGCGCCGGCGCAACGAAATCAGCGCCTGA
- a CDS encoding ABC transporter permease, with protein sequence MKMAATASRPSTATGSATSAAGSAHGTQAVAMQQAPTLRQRWRGAGNLAPALLFIGLFFLAPLIGLLLRGVLEPTPGLGNYEQLFANSAYARVLLNTFSVAGLVTLFSLLLGFPLAWAITLVPRGWGRWILNIVLLSMWTSLLARTYSWLVLLQASGVINKALMAMGIIDQPLEMVHNLTGVVIGMSYIMIPFIVLPLQATMQAIDPMILQAGSICGASPWTNFFRVFLPLCRPGLASGGLMVFVMSLGYYVTPALLGGAQNMMLPEFIIQQVQSFLNWGLASAGAALLIAITLVLFYFYLKLQPESPVGASNAR encoded by the coding sequence ATGAAAATGGCGGCCACCGCGTCCCGTCCCTCTACTGCCACCGGGAGCGCGACCAGCGCTGCCGGTTCGGCCCACGGAACACAGGCGGTTGCGATGCAGCAAGCCCCGACCCTCAGACAACGCTGGCGCGGCGCCGGCAACCTCGCGCCAGCGCTGCTGTTCATCGGCCTGTTCTTTCTCGCGCCGTTGATTGGCCTGCTGTTGCGCGGCGTGCTCGAACCGACCCCGGGCCTTGGCAACTATGAACAGTTGTTCGCCAACTCGGCGTATGCCCGGGTGCTGCTCAACACCTTTTCGGTGGCCGGGCTGGTGACGCTGTTCAGCCTGCTGCTGGGCTTTCCGCTGGCCTGGGCGATCACCTTGGTGCCGCGTGGCTGGGGGCGCTGGATCCTCAACATCGTGCTGCTGTCGATGTGGACCAGTCTGCTCGCCCGCACCTATTCGTGGCTGGTGCTGCTGCAAGCGTCCGGCGTGATCAACAAGGCTCTGATGGCGATGGGCATCATCGATCAGCCACTGGAAATGGTCCACAACCTCACCGGTGTGGTGATCGGCATGAGCTACATCATGATCCCGTTCATCGTGCTGCCGTTGCAGGCGACCATGCAGGCCATCGACCCGATGATTCTGCAGGCCGGTTCGATCTGCGGCGCCAGTCCGTGGACCAACTTCTTCCGGGTGTTCCTGCCGCTGTGCCGGCCGGGTCTGGCCTCCGGTGGTTTGATGGTGTTCGTGATGTCGCTCGGTTACTACGTCACCCCGGCGCTGCTCGGCGGGGCGCAGAACATGATGCTGCCGGAGTTCATCATTCAGCAGGTGCAATCGTTCCTCAACTGGGGCCTGGCCAGTGCCGGCGCCGCGTTGCTGATCGCGATCACTCTGGTGCTGTTCTACTTCTACCTGAAGCTTCAGCCGGAATCCCCGGTTGGCGCCAGTAACGCGAGGTAA
- a CDS encoding ABC transporter substrate-binding protein, translating to MVLNKAATAIFFAGLLSVTGQAAMAADSVNFVSWGGSTQDAQKQAWADPFSKASGITVVQDGPTDYGKLKAMVESGNVQWDVVDVEADFALRAAAEGLLEPLDFKVIQRDKIDPRFVSDYGVGSFFFSFVLGYNEGKLGANKPQDWSALFDTKTYPGKRALYKWPSPGVLELALLADGVAADKLYPLDLDRAFKKLDTIKKDIVWWGGGAQSQQLLASGEASMGQFWNGRIHALQEDGAPVGVSWKQNLVMADILVIPKGSKNKDAAMKFLASASSAKGQADFSNLTAYAPVNLDSVERLDSTLAPNLPTAYAKDQITLDFAYWAKNGQAIATRWNEWLVK from the coding sequence ATGGTGTTGAACAAAGCTGCAACCGCGATCTTTTTTGCGGGACTGCTCAGCGTCACCGGCCAGGCTGCAATGGCGGCCGACAGCGTGAACTTCGTCAGCTGGGGCGGAAGCACCCAGGACGCGCAGAAACAGGCCTGGGCCGATCCGTTCAGCAAGGCCAGCGGCATCACCGTCGTGCAGGACGGCCCGACCGACTACGGCAAACTCAAAGCCATGGTCGAGAGCGGTAACGTGCAATGGGACGTGGTCGATGTCGAAGCCGACTTCGCCCTGCGCGCCGCCGCTGAAGGCCTGCTCGAACCTCTCGATTTCAAAGTCATTCAACGCGACAAGATCGACCCGCGTTTCGTCAGCGATTACGGCGTCGGCTCGTTCTTCTTCTCCTTCGTCCTCGGCTACAACGAGGGCAAGCTCGGCGCCAACAAGCCGCAGGACTGGAGCGCCCTGTTCGACACCAAGACCTACCCCGGCAAACGCGCCCTGTACAAATGGCCAAGCCCCGGCGTGCTCGAACTGGCGCTGCTGGCCGATGGCGTAGCGGCCGACAAGCTCTACCCGCTGGATCTGGATCGTGCTTTCAAAAAACTCGACACGATCAAGAAAGACATCGTCTGGTGGGGCGGCGGCGCGCAGTCGCAGCAACTGCTGGCGTCCGGTGAAGCGAGCATGGGCCAGTTCTGGAACGGTCGCATTCACGCCCTGCAAGAAGACGGCGCGCCGGTCGGCGTGAGCTGGAAACAGAACCTGGTCATGGCCGACATTCTGGTGATCCCAAAGGGCTCGAAAAACAAGGACGCGGCGATGAAGTTTCTGGCCAGCGCCAGCAGCGCCAAAGGCCAGGCCGACTTCTCCAACCTGACCGCCTACGCCCCGGTCAACCTCGACAGTGTGGAGCGTCTGGATTCGACGCTGGCCCCCAACCTGCCGACTGCCTACGCTAAGGATCAGATCACTCTTGATTTCGCGTACTGGGCCAAGAACGGCCAGGCCATCGCGACACGGTGGAACGAATGGCTGGTCAAATGA
- the ribBA gene encoding bifunctional 3,4-dihydroxy-2-butanone-4-phosphate synthase/GTP cyclohydrolase II produces the protein MAFNSIEEIIEDYRLGKMVLLVDDEDRENEGDLLLAADRCTPEAISFMAREARGLICLTLTDEHCQRLGLEQMVPANGSVFSTAFTVSIEAAVGVTTGISAADRACTVAAAVAPNARAEDLVQPGHIFPLRAKEGGVLTRAGHTEAGCDLARLAGFTPASVIVEVMNDDGTMARRPDLEVFARKHGIKIGTIADLIHYRLSTEHTIERIGERELPTVHGTFRLITFEDRIEGGVHMAMVMGDLRREEPTLVRVHVIDPLRDLVGAEYSGPTNWTLWAALQRVAAEGNGVVVVLANHESSQALLERVPQLTQPPRQFSRSQSRIYSEVGTGAQILQNLGVGKLRHLGPPLKYAGLTGYDLEVVESIPFTE, from the coding sequence ATGGCCTTCAACAGCATCGAAGAAATCATCGAAGATTATCGTCTCGGCAAAATGGTTTTGCTGGTCGATGACGAAGACCGCGAAAACGAAGGCGACCTGTTGCTGGCCGCCGACCGTTGTACGCCTGAGGCGATCAGCTTTATGGCCCGAGAGGCGCGTGGACTGATTTGCCTGACCCTGACCGACGAACATTGCCAGCGTCTGGGCCTTGAGCAAATGGTCCCGGCCAACGGCAGCGTGTTCAGCACCGCGTTTACCGTGTCGATCGAAGCGGCGGTTGGCGTGACCACCGGCATCTCCGCGGCGGATCGCGCCTGCACGGTTGCCGCCGCCGTCGCGCCGAATGCTCGCGCTGAAGACCTGGTGCAGCCGGGGCACATCTTTCCGCTACGCGCCAAGGAAGGTGGCGTGCTGACCCGCGCCGGCCATACCGAAGCGGGTTGCGATCTGGCGCGTCTGGCCGGGTTCACCCCAGCCTCGGTGATTGTCGAGGTGATGAACGATGACGGCACCATGGCCCGTCGCCCGGATCTGGAAGTGTTTGCGCGCAAGCACGGGATCAAGATCGGCACCATCGCCGACCTGATTCACTATCGCCTGAGTACTGAACACACCATCGAACGCATTGGCGAACGTGAGCTGCCGACGGTGCATGGCACCTTCCGCCTGATCACCTTTGAGGATCGCATCGAGGGCGGCGTGCACATGGCGATGGTCATGGGCGATCTGCGCCGCGAAGAGCCGACGCTGGTGCGCGTGCATGTGATTGATCCGCTGCGTGATCTGGTCGGCGCCGAGTACAGCGGGCCGACGAACTGGACGCTGTGGGCGGCGTTGCAACGGGTCGCGGCTGAGGGGAATGGGGTTGTCGTGGTGTTGGCTAATCATGAGTCTTCGCAGGCGTTGCTGGAGCGGGTGCCGCAACTGACCCAGCCGCCACGGCAGTTCAGCCGTTCGCAATCGCGGATTTATTCGGAGGTGGGGACTGGGGCGCAGATTTTGCAGAACCTTGGGGTTGGCAAGCTGCGGCATCTTGGGCCGCCGTTGAAGTATGCGGGGTTGACGGGGTATGACCTGGAGGTGGTTGAGAGTATTCCGTTTACCGAGTGA
- a CDS encoding DUF1330 domain-containing protein gives MKAYWIAHVDIADTDHYSQYTQRAPAAFAEFGAKFLARGGRSEAMEGRKTPQRSVVIEFESYEKAVACYHSAAYQEAKSYREEWARAEIIIVEGIAPL, from the coding sequence ATGAAGGCTTACTGGATTGCTCATGTGGATATAGCCGATACCGATCACTACAGCCAATACACCCAGCGCGCGCCGGCAGCCTTCGCTGAGTTTGGCGCGAAGTTTCTGGCCAGAGGCGGGCGTAGTGAGGCGATGGAAGGGCGCAAGACGCCGCAGCGCAGCGTGGTGATCGAGTTCGAGAGCTACGAAAAAGCCGTGGCGTGCTACCACTCGGCGGCGTACCAGGAAGCGAAAAGTTATCGCGAAGAATGGGCGAGGGCGGAAAT